ATCGGCGCCAGCTACAAGGACCTGATCGATTTCTGCGGCGGGCTCAAGCCGGACGCGGCGCGCGTCATCGCGGGCGGCCCGATGATGGGCTTCGCGCTGAACGACCTGAACATCACCGTCACCAAGGGCACCAGCGGCATCACGGTCCTGACCCACGCCGACCTGAAAGCCGTCGAGGAAACGGCGTGCGTCCGCTGCGGGCGTTGCGTGGATGTCTGCCCGCTGAACCTGGTTCCCACGCGCCTGGCCCTCGCCTCGCGCTACCAGGACTGGGACATGGCCCGGCGCTACCACCTCATGGCCTGCTGCGAGTGCGGCTGCTGCGCTTATGTTTGCCCGGCGGCGATACCGCTGGTCCAATTGATGCGCATGGGGAAAGCCCAATTGCCCAAAGAATAAATTCGAATATCGAATGTCGAAATTCGAAACAATATCGAAAGCGGAAAATTCAAAAGGCGGAAATGACTCAAGGGAGTAATAAGCCTTACGATCTGGAAGCGAGGACCGAAGCGTTTGCCAAGGCTGTAAGATTATTCGTGAAGAGGCTCCCGGATATCCCGGTCAACTGGGAGGATATTAAGCAGGTATTGCGTTCATCCGGTTCGGTGGGGGCGAACTACATCGAAGCCAACGAGGCCCTGGGGAAGAAGGATTTCCTGATGAGGATCAGGATATGCCGGAAAGAGGCCAAAGAAAGTGGATACTGGCTGCGGTTGCTGGATGCGGGCGGAGACGCGGCTCTGGAGCAAGAACAGCCGACGCTTGTGAATGAATCCGTGGAATTGATGAGGATTTTCGGAGCGATCCTCCGCAAGAGCGAAGATAAATAGAGTTTTGACCATTGCTTTTTTCGGCGTTTTGAATTTGTTTCGGATTTCGATATTCGGATTTCGGATTTAATCATGGCCAGCGAGACACAGACCGCCGAACCCTCCGCCGCGGTGGCCGCTCCCGCGATTCACATCGCGCCGGCCCCGCACCTGTTCGGCGGGGCGCTGACGACGCGGGGCATGATGTTCGACGTGCTGCTGGCGCTCCTGCCGGTCCTCGTCGCCGCGCTCTGGCAGTTCCGGCTCTACGCGGTGTTCCAGTTGGTCATCTGCATGGTCAGCGCGGTCGCCGCCGAGGCGCTCTTCACCGCCATGCGGAAGAAGCCCATCCTGGTCCGCGATGGTTCGGCGCTGGTCACCGGCGCGATCCTGGCGTTCTCGCTCCCGGCGAAGGCTCCCTGGTACGCGGGCGCGGTAGGCTCGTTCGTCGCGATCGGCCTGGGCAAAGTGATCTTCGGCGGCGTCGGCCAGAACATCTTCAACCCGGCGATGCTCGGGCGCGCGTTCGCGATGATCGCCTTCCCGGCCGCGCTGGGCGCCTCGGCGTACGTGGCGCCGGACGCCGCGATCGACGGCCTGACGCACGCGACGCCGCTGACCGCGTTGAAGATGCTGGGCCAGGGCACCGGCCTGCTGCCCCTTTTCCTCGGCACGACCAACGGCTCGATCGGCGAGACCAGCGCCCTCGCCTGCCTGCTCGGCGGCGCCTACCTGTGCCTGCGGCGGACGGCCTCGTGGGAAATCCCCGCCGGCGTCATTCTTTCCTCGGCGGCCATCGGCCTGCTGGTCCAGCTCTTCAGCCCGGTGGCCGGGTGGACCGTGCTCCACGAACTGTGCGGCGGCGCGCTGCTGTTCGGCGCGTTCTACATCGCGACGGACCCCGTCTCCAGCCCGCTCGCGCCGCGCGGGAAGTTCGTCTTCGGGTTGGGCGTCGGCGCCCTGGTGATGCTGATCCGCAAGTTGAGCGGCTATCCCGAGGGCGTGATGTTCTCGGTGCTGATCATGAACGCGCTGGTCCCTCTGATCAACCGGGCGACGATCCCGGTGCCGGTCGGGGGACCGGTTCCGGTGAAGAAGTAAATCCGAATGATGAAAAACAGCTACATAGGCCAGGCCTGGCTGGTGATCGTGCTGGCGCTCGCGTTCGGCGCGGCGCTGGCCGGCGTCCAGGCGGCGCTCTCGCCGAAGATTGCCGCCAACAAGCTGAACGACACGTTGAGCCAGATCCCGGCCCTTGTGCCCGGCGCGACGACGGGCCAGCCGGAGACGATCGGCGGCCAGGCCGTCTATCGGGCGATGAACGACCAGGGCGAGCAGG
This window of the Kiritimatiellia bacterium genome carries:
- a CDS encoding RnfABCDGE type electron transport complex subunit D; its protein translation is MASETQTAEPSAAVAAPAIHIAPAPHLFGGALTTRGMMFDVLLALLPVLVAALWQFRLYAVFQLVICMVSAVAAEALFTAMRKKPILVRDGSALVTGAILAFSLPAKAPWYAGAVGSFVAIGLGKVIFGGVGQNIFNPAMLGRAFAMIAFPAALGASAYVAPDAAIDGLTHATPLTALKMLGQGTGLLPLFLGTTNGSIGETSALACLLGGAYLCLRRTASWEIPAGVILSSAAIGLLVQLFSPVAGWTVLHELCGGALLFGAFYIATDPVSSPLAPRGKFVFGLGVGALVMLIRKLSGYPEGVMFSVLIMNALVPLINRATIPVPVGGPVPVKK
- a CDS encoding four helix bundle protein → MTQGSNKPYDLEARTEAFAKAVRLFVKRLPDIPVNWEDIKQVLRSSGSVGANYIEANEALGKKDFLMRIRICRKEAKESGYWLRLLDAGGDAALEQEQPTLVNESVELMRIFGAILRKSEDK